A window of Drosophila subobscura isolate 14011-0131.10 chromosome E, UCBerk_Dsub_1.0, whole genome shotgun sequence contains these coding sequences:
- the LOC117891886 gene encoding glycerol-3-phosphate dehydrogenase, mitochondrial, translated as MSSRMFKFGVTATSAAVGSVLAAWSLDHWNTPRVVNNAAVAPPKRKRTLPMRSEQIKSLMSGEEFDVLIIGGGATGAGCALDSVTRGLKTALVELDDFASGTSSRSTKLIHGGVRYLQKAILGLDLEQYRMVKEALQERATMLESAPHLTHPLPIMLPVYTWWQVPYYWVGIKAYDLVAGDRNVKSSYYLSKKDALELFPMLKKDKLCGAIVYYDGQQDDARMCLAVALTAARHGATVCNHVEVKELLKKDDGSGKQVLCGAKVKDHISGKEFTVKAKCVVNAAGPFTDSIRKMDNPTVKSICCPSSGVHIVLPGYYSPDQMGLLDPSTSDGRVIFFLPWQRQTIAGTTDLPCEITHSPIPTEDEIQFILKEIKNYLNADVEVRRGDVLSAWSGIRPLVSDPNKDDTQSLARNHIVHVSPSNLITIAGGKWTTYRAMAEHTIDAAIKACNLKPEREEAVTSYLKIEGGQGWTPTMYIRLVQDFGLECEVAQHLAKSYGDRAFAVSKMASLTGKRWPIIGNRIHPEFPYIDAEIRYGVREYACSAIDMIARRLRLAFLNVQAAQEALPVIVDIMAEELHWSKEEKERQIKAATEFLANEMGHSVNRTSKERIPIKLSKEEIQTYIKRFQLIDKDKKGYVSINDIRRGLKTFGEGDVSGEQLHEILREIDTNMNGQVELDEYLQMMSAIKTGDVAYSRFARMAELEEQKQEAASLKQKISVDRSGGGL; from the exons ATGTCTTCGCGGATGTTCAAGTTCGGCGTGACTGCCACCAGTGCAGCCGTGGGCTCTGTGCTGGCCGCCTGGAGCCTCGACCACTGGAACACCCCCCGCGTGGTGAACAATGCTGCGGTCGCACCGCCAAAGAGGAAGCGCACACTGCCGATGCGGTCGGAGCAGATCAAGTCCCTGATGAGCGGCGAGGAGTTCGATGTGCTGATCATCGGCGGCGGAGCCACTGGCGCCGGATGTGCCCTCGACTCGGTGACACGAG GTCTGAAGACGGCTTTGGTGGAGCTGGACGATTTCGCTAGCGGCACCTCGTCGCGCTCCACGAAGCTCATCCACGGCGGAGTGCGGTACCTGCAGAAGGCCATTCTGGGC CTAGACCTAGAGCAGTACCGGATGGTGAAGGAGGCTCTGCAGGAGCGCGCCACCATGCTCGAATCGGCGCCCCACTTGACCCATCCGCTGCCCATCATGCTGCCCGTTTACAC GTGGTGGCAGGTGCCGTACTACTGGGTGGGCATCAAGGCCTACGATTTGGTGGCGGGCGACCGCAACGTGAAGAGCTCCTACTACCTGTCCAAGAAGGACGCCCTGGAGCTATTCCCCATGCTCAAGAAGGACAAGCTGTGCGGCGCCATCGTCTACTACGACGGGCAGCAGGACGACGCCCGCATGTGCCTGGCAGTGGCCTTGACGGCCGCCCGGCACGGCGCCACCGTCTGCAACCACGTGGAGGTGAAGGAGCTGCTGAAAAAGGACGACGGCTCCGGCAAGCAGGTGCTGTGTGGTGCCAAGGTCAAGGACCATATCTCCGGCAAGGAGTTCACTGTGAAGGCCAAGTGCGTCGTGAACGCTGCCGGCCCCTTCACGGACTCCATCCGCAAGATGGACAATCCCACGGTGAAGAGCATCTGCTGCCCCAGCTCCGGCGTGCACATCGTACTGCCCGGCTACTACAGCCCCGACCAGATGGGCCTGCTCGATCCCTCGACCTCCGACGGACGCGTCATCTTCTTCCTGccctggcagcggcagacgaTCGCCGGCACCACCGACCTGCCCTGCGAGATCACCCACAGCCCCATTCCCACCGAGGACGAGATTCAGTTCATCCTGAAGGAGATCAAGAACTACCTGAACGCGGACGTGGAGGTGCGCCGCGGCGACGTCCTGTCCGCCTGGAGCGGCATCCGGCCCCTGGTCTCCGACCCCAACAAGGACGACACCCAGTCCCTCGCCCGTAACCACATCGTCCACGTCAGCCCCTCCAATCTCATCACCATTGCCGGCGGCAAGTGGACAACATATCGCGCCATGGCCGAGCACACCATCGACGCGGCCATCAAGG CCTGCAATCTGAAGCCCGAGAGGGAGGAGGCCGTCACCTCGTACCTGAAGATCGAGGGCGGCCAGGGCTGGACACCGACCATGTACATCCGCCTGGTGCAGGACTTCGGCTTGGAGTGCGAGGTGGCCCAGCATCTGGCCAAGTCGTACGGCGACCGCGCCTTTGCCGTCTCCAAGATGGCCTCGCTGACGGGTAAGCGCTGGCCCATCATCGGCAACCGCATCCACCCCGAGTTCCCCTACATCGACGCCGAGATCCGCTACGGCGTGCGGGAATATGCCTGCTCGGCCATCGACATGATCGCCCGCCGGCTGCGACTGGCCTTCCTCAACGTGCAGGCTGCTCAGGAGGCGCTGCCCGTGATCGTGGACATTATGGCCGAGGAGCTGCATTGGTCCAAGGAAGAGAAGGAGCGCCAGATCAAGGCGGCCACCGAGTTCCTGGCCAACGAGATGGGACACTCGGTCAACCGCACATCCAAGGAGCGCATACCCATCAAGCTGTCCAAGGAGGAGATCCAGACCTACATCAAGCGCTTCCAGCTGATCGACAAGGACAAGAAGGGCTATGTCTCCATCAACGACATTCGTCGCGGCCTCAAGACCTTCGGCGAGGGCGACGTCTCCGGCGAGCAGCTGCACGAGATCCTCCGCGAGATCGATACCAACATGAACGGCCAGGTGGAGCTCGACGAGTATCTACAG ATGATGTCCGCGATCAAGACGGGCGATGTGGCCTACTCCCGGTTCGCCCGCAtggccgagctggaggagcagaagcaggaggctGCCAGTCTCAAGCAGAAGATCAGCGTGGACCGCTCCGGCGGCGGCTTGTAA